The following are encoded in a window of Microcaecilia unicolor chromosome 14, aMicUni1.1, whole genome shotgun sequence genomic DNA:
- the TNFAIP8L2 gene encoding tumor necrosis factor alpha-induced protein 8-like protein 2 yields METFSSRDLALQAQKKILSRMATKSMVNMFIDDTSSEILDELYRVSKDYTKNKAESHKVIKNLIKVAVKIGVLYRNNRFSAEELDLTEEFKKKLHQGAMTAISFHEVAFTFEKGVLSEILRDCRNLLLQLVDKHLTPKSHDRIRHVFDHFANEDLLGELYNPSGSLNPHLQKICEGMHKLIDEGKL; encoded by the coding sequence ATGGAAACATTTAGCTCCAGAGATCTGGCTCTTCAAGCCCAGAAGAAGATTTTGAGCCGGATGGCCACCAAGTCGATGGTAAACATGTTCATCGATGACACCAGCAGTGAGATCCTGGATGAGTTGTACCGGGTCTCCAAGGACTACACCAAGAACAAGGCAGAATCCCACAAGGTCATTAAGAACCTGATCAAGGTTGCCGTCAAGATCGGTGTCCTCTACCGCAACAACCGTTTCAGCGCAGAGGAACTGGACTTGACGGAAGAGTTCAAGAAGAAGCTGCACCAGGGGGCCATGACGGCCATCAGCTTTCACGAGGTGGCGTTTACTTTTGAGAAGGGGGTGCTGTCGGAGATCCTGAGGGACTGCAGGAACCTGCTGCTGCAGCTGGTCGACAAGCATTTGACACCCAAGTCACATGACCGCATCCGGCACGTCTTTGACCATTTTGCCAATGAAGACCTCCTCGGTGAGCTCTACAACCCCTCAGGGTCCCTAAATCCTCACCTGCAGAAAATCTGTGAGGGCATGCACAAACTGATAGATGAGGGCAAGTTATAG